Proteins encoded by one window of Leishmania major strain Friedlin complete genome, chromosome 9:
- a CDS encoding putative ubiquinone biosynthesis protein-like protein, with the protein MKNCMMADQRGRSILQYQPIVGDEALEFSRGLAPSTFGFRYAAYMDRNHFLPSGRTAVKHIADPTLAYVMTRYRQCHDFVHIITGCGRSIEEELAVKIFEWKHTGLPLGLLSLLGGAPRLSAAQWAHIRLYWEWASRNAPSSRHGEPAVPMYLNVPWEDMLAKEYDEVVAYTGITPLPDFLEKRQKH; encoded by the coding sequence ATGAAGAACTGCATGATGGCTGACCAGCGGGGCCGCAGCATTTTGCAGTACCAGCCTATCGTGGGCGATGAGGCGCTCGAGTTTAGCCGCGGCCTCGCACCATCCACCTTCGGCTTCAGGTATGCCGCCTACATGGACCGTAACCATTTCCTGCCAAGTGGGCGGACAGCGGTGAAGCACATTGCTGATCCGACTTTGGCGTATGTAATGACGCGGTACAGACAGTGTCACGACTTTGTGCACATCATTACCGGTTGTGGCCGCTCGAtagaggaggagctggcggtgAAGATCTTTGAGTGGAAGCACACGGGCCTGCCTCTTGGGTTGCTCTCGCTTCTGGGTGGAGCGCCGCGTCTGTCAGCAGCGCAGTGGGCACACATTCGACTCTATTGGGAGTGGGCCTCTCGCAACGCACCTAGCTCCCGCCACGGTGAGCCCGCCGTGCCCATGTATCTCAATGTGCCGTGGGAGGACATGCTTGCCAAGGAATACGATGAAGTTGTGGCATACACCGGTATTACACCGCTGCCTGATTTCCTCGAGAAGCGCCAGAAGCACTGA